A genomic window from Dechloromonas sp. A34 includes:
- a CDS encoding fused MFS/spermidine synthase, which yields MSRLLIYTIVFIEGFCSLGAEVIALRRLVPHIGSSIVVTAPTIGFFLLALALGYASGAKVAAHYASVVARNFLIAAALAGLGLAGITVDWLFLHLQPVLIAYLVFIGTILCPLAWLLGQTVPILTNLIKHERTGEASGMALYWSTLGSFLGSLSLSLLVMQWLGVSAAVFTCALGLAFGTLLLARRDARIIFFSLATVALAAGLNLRHEVTADTAYAEYIVGDVDLPGQNDPRAFWVNKSTASLIDDSEPPNYTRYINHLRQILLDDLGFKDREILVLGAGGFTLSHREPLNRYTYVDIDPAIKAIAEKHFLREAALGEFIADDARRFVATSERRFDAVVVDVYSSHTSIPSHLVTREFWAGTRRVLKPDGVLLANLILDGKLETPYARNLLATIDSVYGRCAVDVLHKAKALANVEVSCFASSRPAATGIYVDEKNRADLDLARSR from the coding sequence ATGTCCCGGCTGCTCATCTACACCATCGTTTTCATCGAAGGCTTCTGTTCGCTCGGCGCCGAAGTCATCGCGCTGCGCCGGCTGGTACCGCACATCGGCAGTTCCATCGTCGTCACCGCCCCGACCATCGGCTTCTTTCTGCTCGCGCTGGCCCTCGGCTATGCCTCCGGCGCCAAGGTGGCCGCCCACTACGCCAGCGTCGTCGCCCGCAACTTCCTGATCGCCGCCGCGCTGGCCGGCCTCGGACTGGCAGGCATTACCGTGGACTGGCTGTTCCTCCACCTGCAGCCGGTGCTGATCGCCTATCTCGTCTTCATCGGCACCATCCTCTGCCCGCTCGCCTGGCTACTCGGCCAGACGGTGCCGATCCTGACCAACCTGATCAAGCACGAGCGTACCGGCGAGGCGAGCGGCATGGCGCTCTACTGGTCGACGCTGGGCTCCTTCCTCGGTTCGCTCTCGCTGTCGCTGCTCGTCATGCAGTGGCTGGGCGTCTCGGCCGCCGTCTTCACATGCGCCCTGGGGCTGGCCTTCGGCACCCTGTTGCTCGCCCGGCGCGATGCCAGGATCATCTTCTTTTCGTTGGCGACCGTCGCGCTCGCCGCCGGCCTCAATCTGCGCCACGAGGTAACCGCCGACACCGCCTACGCCGAATATATCGTCGGTGACGTCGACCTGCCCGGCCAGAACGACCCGCGCGCCTTCTGGGTCAACAAATCGACCGCCTCGCTGATCGATGATTCCGAACCGCCCAACTACACGCGCTACATCAACCATTTGCGGCAAATCCTGCTCGACGATCTGGGCTTCAAGGACCGGGAAATCCTCGTCCTCGGCGCCGGCGGCTTCACGCTGTCCCACCGGGAACCGCTGAATCGCTACACCTATGTCGATATCGATCCGGCGATCAAGGCAATTGCCGAAAAACACTTCCTGCGCGAAGCGGCACTGGGCGAATTTATAGCCGACGACGCGCGGCGCTTCGTGGCGACCAGCGAGCGCCGCTTCGATGCCGTGGTGGTCGATGTCTACAGCTCGCACACCTCGATTCCCAGCCACCTGGTGACCCGCGAATTCTGGGCCGGCACCCGCCGCGTGCTGAAGCCGGACGGAGTACTGCTCGCCAACCTGATCCTCGACGGCAAGCTGGAAACCCCCTACGCCCGCAACCTGCTGGCCACCATCGACAGCGTCTACGGGCGCTGCGCGGTCGATGTTCTGCACAAGGCAAAAGCGCTGGCCAATGTCGAAGTCAGCTGTTTCGCCAGCAGTCGGCCGGCTGCAACCGGCATATACGTCGATGAAAAGAACCGGGCCGACCTCGATCTGGCCCGTTCGCGCTAG
- a CDS encoding TetR family transcriptional regulator, which produces MVRKTKEEAEKTRKDIIESARQVFHQHGVSRSTCEKIAKAAGVTRGAVYWHFQDKAEIFLAMRADVFAPMVERTDAILFSDSFANPLDAIEASLKEFFRVLEDSSIVREVFEIMISRCEYVDEFASIQDEVGRPAFVFLEKIERMYRRAGDGGHLRPGLDPLATARDTWAFTSGLLHLMLGCQKGSELDQQIPAMITAHMALRRKG; this is translated from the coding sequence ATGGTCAGAAAAACCAAGGAAGAAGCGGAAAAGACCCGCAAGGACATCATTGAATCGGCACGTCAGGTCTTCCACCAGCACGGCGTCAGCCGCTCGACCTGCGAGAAGATCGCCAAGGCCGCCGGCGTGACGCGGGGGGCGGTCTATTGGCACTTTCAGGACAAGGCGGAAATTTTCCTTGCCATGCGCGCCGACGTCTTTGCCCCCATGGTGGAGCGCACTGACGCCATTCTGTTTTCGGATTCCTTCGCCAATCCGCTCGATGCCATCGAGGCTTCGCTGAAGGAGTTTTTCCGTGTTCTCGAGGATAGTTCCATCGTGCGCGAAGTCTTCGAAATCATGATTTCACGCTGCGAATACGTCGATGAATTCGCCAGCATCCAGGACGAGGTCGGTCGTCCGGCCTTCGTGTTTCTCGAAAAGATCGAGCGTATGTACCGACGGGCCGGAGACGGTGGCCATTTGCGCCCGGGCCTCGACCCGCTGGCGACGGCACGCGACACCTGGGCTTTCACCAGCGGCCTGTTGCACCTGATGCTCGGTTGCCAAAAAGGCTCGGAACTCGATCAGCAGATTCCGGCCATGATTACAGCGCACATGGCGCTGCGCCGGAAAGGCTAG
- a CDS encoding efflux RND transporter periplasmic adaptor subunit, producing MTVEHLPRRTALSLIIAATTVCAALLAGCSDSKPAAGPAMGPLPVTVLEVQPQRVPSSVEVMAQTEGARETEVRARVAGILVKRLYQEGETVKAGQPLFQIDRSTYEIALADAKAKAEQTGREMNRLKGLIEAKAISQKEYDDASSNNAIAQTALRQAELNLSWTTVTAPVGGTTGRAAKSEGNLITAGADSLLTSIYQSNPIWVRFSLGDSDLAKLAGGRVTEKNVSGVEMILANGSVYPKKGKLNFLASNIDTTLGTQQLRAEFDNGDNQLLPGQFVRVRLLTGEREGMFLVPQSAVVQTEQGAIVMLAGEGDKVAPRPVQTAEWRGKDWVITGGLKAGDKVIIDNLMKLRPGAPVAPHPPAVPGAEPAAKPAPKA from the coding sequence ATGACTGTCGAACATCTGCCGCGGCGCACTGCCCTTTCCCTGATCATCGCTGCTACAACCGTCTGCGCCGCCTTACTGGCCGGCTGTTCGGACAGCAAACCAGCCGCCGGCCCGGCCATGGGGCCATTGCCGGTTACCGTACTGGAAGTCCAGCCGCAACGCGTACCCTCCTCGGTCGAGGTCATGGCGCAAACCGAAGGTGCCCGCGAAACCGAAGTCCGTGCCCGCGTCGCCGGCATCCTGGTCAAGCGGTTGTATCAGGAAGGCGAGACGGTCAAGGCCGGCCAGCCGCTGTTCCAGATCGACCGCTCGACCTACGAGATCGCGCTGGCCGATGCCAAGGCCAAGGCCGAACAGACCGGTCGCGAAATGAACCGCCTGAAAGGCCTGATCGAGGCCAAGGCGATCAGCCAGAAGGAATACGACGATGCTTCCTCGAACAACGCCATCGCCCAGACCGCGCTGCGCCAGGCCGAACTGAACCTGTCGTGGACCACGGTTACCGCCCCCGTCGGCGGCACCACCGGCCGCGCCGCGAAGTCGGAAGGCAACCTGATCACGGCCGGTGCCGACAGCCTACTGACCTCGATCTACCAGAGCAACCCGATCTGGGTCCGTTTTAGCCTGGGTGACAGCGACCTGGCCAAGCTGGCCGGCGGCCGCGTCACCGAGAAGAACGTCAGCGGCGTTGAAATGATCCTCGCCAACGGCAGCGTTTATCCGAAGAAGGGCAAACTGAACTTCCTGGCCAGCAATATCGACACCACACTCGGCACCCAGCAGTTGCGCGCCGAATTCGACAATGGCGACAACCAGTTGCTGCCCGGCCAGTTCGTCCGTGTCCGCCTGCTCACCGGCGAGCGCGAAGGCATGTTCCTGGTGCCGCAGTCGGCAGTGGTGCAGACCGAGCAGGGTGCCATCGTCATGCTCGCCGGCGAAGGCGACAAGGTCGCGCCACGTCCGGTGCAGACCGCCGAATGGCGCGGCAAGGACTGGGTCATCACCGGCGGCCTGAAAGCCGGCGACAAGGTCATCATCGACAACCTGATGAAGCTCCGCCCCGGCGCCCCGGTAGCCCCGCATCCGCCGGCAGTGCCTGGCGCCGAACCTGCTGCCAAACCGGCGCCGAAGGCTTAA
- a CDS encoding efflux RND transporter permease subunit: MSKFFINRPIFASVISIIIVIAGLVASQVLPIAQYPQIAPPTVLITATYPGASAETLAKTVAAPIEEQLNGVEGLSYFTSSASANGSVTITATFEVGSNVDMAAVNVNNRVKAAEPRLPEEVRRNGVIVQKRSNDILQVVALESEKGKYNTLYLSNYASLNIVDELKRVKGVGDVTIFGAQDYSMRIWLKPDRMAQLGLTTSDVSTAIKAQNAQNAAGKIGQEPAPSDQQLVYTVTAKGRLLTPEEFGNIVIRASGPGGLLRLRDIATIELGAYSYDQQVTLDGQPTIAMGVFLQTGANALEVAEKVTARMDELKKKFPEGMGYIIPFDTTRFVSASIKEVVKTLIEAMILVLAVVYIFLQSWRATLIPMVAVPISLIGTFAGLWLFGFSINTLTLFAMVLAIGIVVDDAIVVLENVERLMAEEHLSPKDAAIKAMHQVQGALVAIVLVLVSVFVPVAFLGGIAGQLYKQFAVTVAVAVVLSGVVALTLTPALCALLLKAQHTEHKIFRPFNRLFERFTRSYTSTVGFTLKHGIVGGAIFLLVIGICALFFRIIPGSFVPAEDQGYLISALMLPDGATLKRTATTGENMRQMVGSDPAVKHTFVVSGFDLIGGGNKPNAGTIFIPLKDWSEREAKAQDLAGKFMGMGMMQSDGLALVFNPPPIMGLGTAGGFEVYLQNRVDGDARKLNEVTQTFIAELQKRPEFTRISTFFRPTVPQLFVEVDEPKVLALGIPLASVYETLQSSMGALYVNDFNKAGRVYRVQLQADASYRMKPDDLGKVYVRSTTSNAMIPLSAISTVKSVVGPEQVERFNGFIAAKVMGDSKPGISSGDAIKIVEEVAAANLPSGYEIAWTGQAFQEKRSSGSSVQAFGFAIIMVFLILAAQYEKWSLPVAVVMAVPFALMGALTAIWLRGMPNDIYFQIGLVVLIGLASKNAILIVEFAAQKYAEGKSAAEAALEAARLRLRPIIMTSLAFVLGVFPLVKASGAGAAARQSMGTGVFAGMIAATFIATIFIPLFFMWLERGKQMRPAGDLDDALPEETQHA, from the coding sequence ATGTCGAAATTTTTCATCAACCGGCCGATTTTCGCGTCGGTCATCTCGATCATCATCGTCATTGCCGGCCTGGTTGCCTCGCAGGTCCTGCCAATCGCGCAATATCCGCAGATCGCCCCGCCGACCGTACTGATCACCGCCACCTACCCGGGCGCTTCGGCCGAAACCCTGGCCAAGACGGTTGCAGCCCCGATCGAGGAGCAACTGAACGGGGTCGAGGGCCTCTCCTATTTCACCTCGTCGGCCTCGGCCAACGGCTCGGTGACCATCACCGCCACCTTCGAAGTCGGCAGCAATGTCGACATGGCCGCGGTCAACGTCAATAACCGCGTCAAGGCCGCCGAACCCCGGCTGCCGGAAGAAGTCCGGCGCAACGGTGTGATCGTCCAGAAGCGCTCGAACGACATCCTGCAGGTCGTCGCGCTCGAATCCGAGAAGGGCAAGTACAACACCCTGTACCTCTCCAACTACGCCAGCCTGAACATCGTCGATGAGCTGAAGCGGGTCAAGGGCGTCGGCGACGTCACCATCTTCGGCGCCCAGGACTACTCGATGCGCATCTGGCTCAAGCCCGACCGCATGGCCCAGCTCGGCCTGACGACCAGCGACGTATCGACCGCGATCAAGGCCCAGAACGCCCAGAACGCAGCCGGCAAGATCGGCCAGGAACCGGCGCCGAGCGACCAGCAACTGGTCTACACGGTGACCGCCAAGGGCCGGCTGCTGACGCCGGAGGAATTCGGCAACATCGTGATCCGCGCCAGCGGTCCGGGCGGCCTGCTCCGCCTCAGGGACATCGCGACCATCGAACTCGGCGCCTACAGCTACGACCAGCAGGTCACGCTCGACGGCCAGCCGACCATCGCGATGGGCGTCTTCCTGCAGACCGGCGCCAATGCGCTGGAAGTGGCCGAGAAGGTCACCGCCCGCATGGACGAGCTGAAGAAGAAGTTCCCCGAGGGCATGGGCTACATCATCCCCTTCGACACCACGCGTTTCGTTTCCGCCTCAATCAAGGAAGTGGTCAAGACGCTGATCGAAGCGATGATCCTGGTCCTCGCCGTGGTCTACATCTTCCTGCAGAGCTGGCGGGCGACGCTGATCCCGATGGTCGCCGTGCCGATCTCGCTGATCGGCACCTTCGCCGGACTCTGGCTATTCGGTTTTTCAATCAACACCCTGACCCTGTTCGCGATGGTGCTGGCGATCGGTATCGTCGTCGATGACGCCATCGTCGTGCTCGAGAACGTCGAACGCCTGATGGCCGAAGAACACCTGTCGCCCAAGGATGCCGCGATCAAGGCCATGCACCAGGTTCAGGGCGCACTGGTCGCCATCGTGCTGGTCCTGGTCTCGGTCTTCGTGCCGGTCGCCTTCCTCGGCGGCATCGCCGGTCAGCTCTACAAGCAGTTCGCGGTTACGGTGGCCGTCGCCGTCGTGCTCTCCGGGGTCGTCGCGCTGACCCTGACGCCGGCGCTGTGCGCCCTGCTGCTCAAGGCCCAGCATACCGAACACAAGATTTTCCGCCCCTTCAACCGGCTGTTCGAGCGCTTCACGCGCTCCTATACCTCGACCGTCGGCTTCACGCTCAAGCACGGCATCGTCGGCGGCGCCATCTTCCTGCTGGTGATCGGCATCTGCGCCCTGTTCTTCCGCATCATCCCGGGCAGTTTCGTGCCGGCCGAAGACCAGGGCTACCTGATTTCGGCACTCATGCTGCCCGACGGCGCGACCCTGAAGCGCACCGCCACCACCGGCGAGAACATGCGCCAGATGGTCGGTTCCGACCCTGCCGTCAAGCACACCTTCGTCGTTTCCGGCTTCGATCTGATCGGTGGTGGCAACAAGCCCAACGCCGGCACCATCTTCATTCCGCTCAAGGACTGGAGCGAGCGCGAAGCCAAGGCCCAGGACCTGGCCGGCAAGTTCATGGGCATGGGCATGATGCAGTCCGACGGCCTGGCGCTGGTCTTCAATCCGCCGCCGATTATGGGCCTCGGGACCGCCGGCGGCTTTGAGGTCTATCTCCAGAACCGGGTCGATGGCGATGCGCGCAAGCTCAACGAAGTGACCCAGACCTTCATAGCTGAATTGCAGAAGCGCCCGGAATTCACCCGCATTTCGACCTTCTTCCGCCCGACCGTGCCCCAGCTCTTCGTCGAAGTCGACGAGCCCAAGGTGCTGGCGCTGGGCATCCCGCTGGCCAGCGTCTACGAGACCCTGCAAAGCTCGATGGGCGCGCTCTACGTCAATGACTTCAACAAGGCCGGCCGCGTCTATCGTGTGCAGTTGCAGGCCGACGCCAGCTACCGGATGAAGCCGGACGATCTCGGCAAGGTCTATGTGCGCAGCACGACGAGCAACGCGATGATTCCGCTGTCGGCGATCAGCACGGTGAAGAGCGTCGTCGGCCCGGAGCAGGTTGAACGCTTCAACGGTTTTATCGCCGCCAAGGTCATGGGCGATTCGAAGCCCGGCATCAGTTCCGGCGACGCCATCAAGATCGTCGAGGAAGTCGCTGCTGCCAACCTGCCCAGCGGTTATGAAATAGCCTGGACCGGCCAGGCCTTCCAGGAAAAGCGCAGTTCCGGCTCATCGGTTCAGGCCTTCGGTTTTGCCATCATCATGGTCTTCCTGATCCTTGCCGCCCAGTACGAGAAGTGGTCCCTGCCAGTCGCCGTCGTCATGGCCGTACCTTTCGCGCTGATGGGTGCCCTGACCGCGATCTGGCTGCGCGGCATGCCGAACGATATCTATTTCCAGATCGGCCTCGTCGTACTGATCGGGCTGGCATCGAAAAATGCCATTCTAATCGTCGAATTCGCCGCCCAGAAGTACGCCGAGGGCAAGAGTGCCGCCGAAGCGGCCCTCGAGGCCGCCCGCCTCCGGCTGCGTCCAATCATCATGACCTCGCTCGCCTTCGTGCTCGGCGTTTTCCCGCTGGTCAAAGCCAGCGGTGCCGGCGCCGCCGCCCGCCAGTCGATGGGCACCGGCGTCTTTGCCGGGATGATCGCCGCCACCTTTATCGCCACCATTTTCATTCCGCTCTTCTTCATGTGGCTGGAACGCGGCAAACAGATGCGCCCTGCCGGCGATCTGGATGACGCCCTGCCGGAGGAAACCCAACATGCCTAA
- a CDS encoding efflux transporter outer membrane subunit encodes MPKPQNIRLAAVLSAALALGGCAIGPDYLRPSAWLPTAFREAPPLPPVQNAALDTRWWSLFGDATLNDLVDQALNNNADLRIAIARVEQANAVAREAGAAFFPEIDGQAAATNSKPSTKTATWREGFTPSLLHSRSAALTTSYELDVWGRVRRSNEALQASLLGSQYARDSIRLTVAGLVATNYLSLRAADAQLAVTTESLKSREESLKLVKTRVDAGLVSPLDLYQAETALATLQAQQAEQRRLRALTEHQLALLTANPELKIAAGDLRQLPLPPLPPAGLPADLIEARPDVREAEQKLVAANANIGVAKAGYYPRFSLTGSIGTESKTLSDLFSAGSNTWSLGLGLFMPILDFGRTSARVDQAKALNEQSLIAWQNSLQVAYKEVRDALVNLREQGEAETAQTVRVDNAQKALDIARRRYEAGYSGYLDLLDAQRTSNDALLAMIGTRQARLAASVDLFRAIGGGWKDDKKSENAAPLALK; translated from the coding sequence ATGCCTAAACCCCAAAACATCCGGCTCGCCGCCGTTCTGAGTGCCGCCCTGGCGCTCGGTGGCTGCGCCATCGGCCCCGACTACCTGCGACCGAGCGCCTGGCTGCCGACCGCCTTCCGCGAAGCCCCACCCCTGCCGCCAGTGCAGAATGCCGCCCTGGACACCCGTTGGTGGTCGCTGTTCGGCGATGCAACCTTGAACGATCTGGTCGATCAGGCGCTGAACAACAATGCCGACCTGCGTATCGCCATCGCCCGCGTCGAACAGGCCAACGCCGTCGCCCGCGAGGCCGGCGCCGCCTTCTTCCCGGAAATCGACGGCCAGGCGGCCGCCACCAACAGCAAGCCGAGCACCAAGACGGCGACCTGGCGGGAGGGCTTCACGCCTTCATTACTGCATTCGCGCAGCGCCGCGCTGACCACCTCCTACGAACTCGATGTCTGGGGTCGTGTCCGGCGCAGCAACGAAGCCTTGCAGGCCAGCCTGCTGGGAAGCCAGTATGCGCGCGACTCGATCCGGCTGACCGTGGCCGGCCTTGTCGCCACCAATTACCTGAGCTTGCGTGCCGCCGACGCCCAACTGGCGGTAACCACCGAATCGCTGAAGAGCCGTGAGGAAAGCCTGAAACTGGTCAAGACCCGGGTCGATGCCGGGCTGGTTTCGCCGCTCGATCTCTATCAGGCCGAGACTGCGCTCGCCACGCTGCAAGCACAGCAGGCCGAGCAGCGCCGGCTCCGGGCGCTGACCGAGCACCAGCTCGCCCTGCTCACCGCCAATCCGGAGCTGAAGATCGCCGCCGGCGACCTCCGCCAACTGCCGCTACCGCCCTTGCCACCGGCCGGGCTACCGGCCGACCTGATCGAAGCCCGGCCCGACGTCCGCGAAGCCGAGCAGAAGCTGGTCGCCGCCAATGCCAACATCGGCGTCGCCAAGGCCGGCTATTACCCGCGATTCTCGCTGACTGGCAGTATCGGTACCGAAAGCAAGACACTCTCCGACCTCTTCAGCGCCGGCTCCAATACTTGGTCGCTCGGTCTCGGGCTGTTCATGCCGATCCTCGATTTCGGCCGCACCTCGGCACGCGTCGATCAGGCCAAGGCACTCAACGAGCAGTCGCTGATCGCCTGGCAAAACAGTTTGCAGGTCGCCTACAAGGAAGTTCGCGATGCGCTGGTCAATCTGCGCGAGCAGGGCGAGGCAGAAACGGCACAGACCGTCCGCGTCGATAATGCGCAAAAAGCCCTCGACATCGCCCGCCGGCGTTACGAGGCCGGCTATTCCGGCTACCTCGACCTGCTCGACGCCCAGCGCACCAGCAACGACGCCCTGCTGGCCATGATCGGCACGCGTCAGGCCCGACTGGCCGCGTCGGTCGATCTGTTCCGTGCCATCGGCGGCGGCTGGAAGGACGACAAGAAGAGCGAAAACGCAGCACCACTTGCCCTAAAATAA
- a CDS encoding YeeE/YedE family protein encodes MDFSSLTDFFGETTGIVLAGLGIGLFFGFFAQRSRFCLRSAVVEFWNRQGTSKLAVWLFAFSSAVIATQLFIVLGWLDVGQARQLSATGSLSGALLGGLLFGIGMILARGCSSRMLVLAANGNLRALLTGLIFAVTAQASLNGQLSPLRTWLSGLWTVDGGAARDLLATFHLGHSGGVIFGLFWLAAAIHFARRAKLSRREGLASLGVGLMIALAWLTTYRIGNQSFEIVPVQSLSFTGPSANMLMLVLSPPGQPWDFDIGLVPGVVLGSFLAGLWGRELKLEGFKDGQSMRRYIIGALCMGFGGMLAGGCAVGAGVSGAAVFALTAWLALIGMWAGAGMTDHWIDRPLRQPNTAPMASGGLETTQP; translated from the coding sequence ATGGATTTCAGCAGCCTGACCGATTTTTTCGGCGAGACAACCGGCATCGTGCTGGCCGGCCTCGGCATCGGGCTGTTCTTCGGTTTCTTCGCCCAACGCTCCCGCTTCTGCCTGCGCTCGGCCGTCGTCGAATTTTGGAATCGCCAGGGCACGAGCAAGCTGGCGGTCTGGCTGTTCGCCTTTTCCAGTGCGGTGATCGCCACCCAGCTATTTATCGTTCTCGGCTGGCTCGACGTCGGTCAGGCCCGCCAGCTCTCGGCCACCGGCAGCCTCTCCGGCGCCTTGCTCGGCGGCCTGCTGTTCGGCATCGGCATGATCCTGGCGCGCGGCTGCTCCAGCCGAATGCTGGTCCTCGCCGCCAACGGCAACCTGCGCGCCCTGCTCACCGGCCTGATTTTTGCGGTAACCGCCCAGGCATCGCTGAACGGTCAGCTCTCGCCGCTGCGCACCTGGCTTTCCGGTCTGTGGACCGTCGACGGCGGCGCCGCGCGCGACCTGCTCGCCACCTTTCACCTCGGTCATTCCGGCGGTGTGATCTTCGGTCTGTTCTGGTTGGCTGCCGCCATCCATTTCGCCCGCCGCGCCAAGCTTAGCCGACGCGAAGGCCTGGCCAGCCTCGGGGTCGGCCTGATGATCGCGCTGGCCTGGCTGACCACCTACCGGATCGGCAACCAGTCGTTTGAAATCGTCCCCGTGCAGAGCCTGAGTTTCACCGGCCCCTCGGCCAACATGCTGATGCTCGTACTCTCCCCACCGGGCCAGCCCTGGGATTTCGACATCGGTCTGGTCCCCGGCGTCGTGCTGGGATCCTTCCTGGCCGGACTGTGGGGACGGGAACTGAAGCTGGAAGGCTTCAAGGATGGTCAAAGCATGCGGCGCTACATCATCGGCGCGCTGTGCATGGGTTTCGGAGGCATGCTGGCCGGCGGCTGCGCGGTCGGCGCCGGAGTCTCCGGTGCTGCGGTCTTCGCGCTCACGGCCTGGCTGGCGCTGATCGGCATGTGGGCGGGAGCAGGAATGACCGACCATTGGATCGATCGCCCCCTGCGTCAGCCGAACACTGCACCAATGGCCAGCGGCGGTCTCGAGACCACTCAGCCCTGA
- a CDS encoding PEP-CTERM sorting domain-containing protein, translating into MKKSVKLAVTASLGLLVSAASWAGPVILGGDDLTDHGSRSAGGANLEGWLYIEKAISSLFGTQTRPGALTVDIVALGSVNPGAGVYTSSNAGGAINSVANVLGRSLSFYDGATNIGTFFSDLASGAVNPGVIWIAGTGASNNLVATEGAALTANANAINSFVGSGGGLMAHGSGPVAYGWLTALLPGLTEVSGCNSSGATLTAAGSAAFPGLSNSDIDANAGPCHSHFEGNFGGLTTLALDGSNPARSYIIGAAAGGGGSITDPPSGVPEPATLLLVGVGLAGLASRRKHAL; encoded by the coding sequence ATGAAAAAAAGTGTAAAACTCGCAGTGACAGCCTCGTTGGGGCTGTTGGTTTCAGCAGCAAGTTGGGCCGGCCCGGTCATTTTGGGCGGAGATGATTTGACGGATCACGGCTCCCGGAGTGCCGGAGGGGCAAATCTTGAAGGCTGGCTCTACATCGAAAAGGCAATTTCCAGTCTTTTTGGTACTCAGACCAGGCCTGGTGCCTTAACGGTGGATATCGTCGCCTTGGGTTCAGTCAATCCAGGCGCGGGGGTTTACACATCCTCTAATGCAGGTGGTGCAATTAACTCTGTCGCCAACGTCTTGGGGCGAAGCTTATCGTTCTACGACGGTGCAACGAACATCGGCACATTTTTTAGCGATTTGGCGAGCGGTGCGGTGAATCCTGGTGTCATATGGATTGCCGGTACGGGAGCTAGTAATAATCTAGTCGCTACCGAAGGTGCCGCACTTACCGCTAACGCTAATGCCATTAATTCGTTTGTAGGATCAGGTGGTGGATTAATGGCGCACGGTAGCGGGCCCGTCGCATACGGCTGGCTTACTGCCCTGCTTCCTGGTCTCACCGAAGTTAGCGGTTGCAACTCTTCTGGGGCCACCCTGACGGCCGCAGGGAGCGCAGCTTTCCCTGGCCTGAGCAATTCGGATATTGATGCCAATGCCGGGCCTTGCCATAGTCATTTCGAAGGTAATTTTGGTGGTTTAACCACGCTGGCGCTGGATGGTAGTAATCCTGCGCGCAGCTACATTATCGGAGCCGCCGCTGGCGGCGGTGGTTCCATCACCGATCCACCTTCAGGGGTGCCAGAACCCGCCACGCTGTTGCTTGTTGGGGTAGGGCTGGCAGGCTTGGCCAGCCGCCGCAAACATGCACTCTAA
- a CDS encoding rhodanese-like domain-containing protein, which yields MMKKNATFKQWFAVGLLAVSSLNLAADWASGSTDWDKLPDVKKSKVGLCLTPQQAYEMKKKDPKGVAFFDVRTRAEAMYVGWPSDADALVPYVEHPELMTEWDDKRFMYKLEPNQDFVPEVERRLKDMGLGKDATIIVICRSGDRSSKAQDRLQMAGYNKVYSVAEGVEGDSAKEGARSGQRVVNGWKNANLPWTYKLDKARMYFPR from the coding sequence ATGATGAAGAAAAATGCTACTTTCAAACAGTGGTTCGCCGTTGGCTTGCTGGCGGTATCTTCGTTGAATCTGGCGGCCGACTGGGCGTCGGGCAGTACCGACTGGGACAAGCTGCCTGACGTCAAGAAGTCCAAAGTCGGCCTCTGCCTGACGCCACAGCAGGCTTACGAGATGAAAAAGAAGGATCCGAAAGGCGTCGCTTTCTTCGACGTCCGGACCCGGGCCGAGGCGATGTACGTCGGCTGGCCGAGCGACGCCGACGCGCTGGTGCCCTATGTCGAACACCCTGAGTTGATGACCGAGTGGGATGACAAGCGCTTCATGTACAAGCTCGAGCCGAACCAGGACTTCGTGCCGGAAGTGGAGCGCCGCCTGAAGGACATGGGGCTGGGCAAGGACGCCACGATTATCGTCATCTGCCGCTCCGGAGACCGCAGTTCCAAGGCCCAGGACAGATTGCAGATGGCTGGTTATAACAAGGTCTATAGCGTGGCCGAAGGCGTCGAGGGCGATAGCGCCAAAGAAGGCGCCAGGAGCGGCCAGCGCGTGGTTAATGGCTGGAAGAACGCCAACCTGCCCTGGACCTACAAACTGGACAAGGCCAGGATGTACTTTCCGCGCTGA